The Streptomyces sp. NBC_00510 genomic interval GCGGCGAGCCCATGGTGATCATGGGGGCCTCGGTCATGCCGTAACCGTGCGCGAGTGCGCAGCCGAGGTCGCGGACCACCTCGTGGTAGAGCTCGGGCGGCTTGGGGGCGCCGCCGCCGGACAGCAGGCGCAGGGTGGGGATGATCCTGCTCCCCGCGGGCTGCTTGCGCTGCTCGGTGAGGAAGAGGGAGTAGAAGGCGGTGCTGCCGCCCGCCATGGTGACCCCGTGCCTGCGGTAGGCCTCCAGGGACCCTGGGAGCGAGAAGTGCTCCAGCAGCAGGGCCGGGAAGCCGCACAGGAGCAGCATGACCAGGTAGTCGGGGCCGCCGATGTGTGCGTACGGGAAGGCGACGGAGCCGACGTCGTCCGGGCCGAGCTCCAGGGCGAGGGCGAGGCAGGAGCCGCCGGCGATGAGGCTGCGGTCGGTGTGCAGCACGCCCTTGGGCTCGGAGGTGGTGCCGGAGGTCCAGTAGATCCAGCGGACCTGCGTGCCGTCGGAGGGCGGGGCGGGGAGGGAGTCCGGGTCGCCCTCCGGCAGGCAGTCGTAGGCCTCCAGGACGTCGTGCGCGCCGAGGCGGCGCGCCATCGCGGTGTGGTCGAAGCCGCGCCATACGCCGGGGACGGCGAAGAGGGCGGGGCCGGTCTGGCGCAGGATGTGGCCGACCTCGCGGTCGCGGTAGAAGGGCATGACCGGGGTCTGCACGGTACCCAGCCGGGCGAGGGCCGCCGACAGGACCACGGTCTCGATCCGGGTCGGCAGCTGCCAGGCCACCGCGGTGCCGGGCCGGATGCCGCGGGCCTGCAGCCCGGCGGCGACCCGTTCGGCGCGGTCGTGCAGCTGCCCGAAGGTCAGCCGGCGGTCGTCGGCGTCGAGCAGCGCCGGGGCGTCGGGGGTCAGGGCGGCCCGCCCCGCGATGAGCGCCCAGAGGGTCGGCGAGTCGCCCAGGCTTCGCATCTCTTCTCCTCCCGATCAGTGATCTGACGTCGCGTCAGATCCAGTCGCCCGGAGCGTAGGCGCCCGGCCGGGCGCGGTCCAGGGTCCGCGCGTCGCCGATGGACGCTCCGGGGCGGCGGGCGTACTGTGAATCTGACGGTCCATCAGATTCAAGGAAAGGGCGGGGAGCGATGGAACTGCCCCGGATCATCAGCGTCGACGACCACGTGATCGAACCCGCACACCTCTTCGAGACCTGGCTGCCGGCGAAGTACCGGGACCGCGGGCCCCAGCCGCTGACCGCCGGGATCGGGGAGCTCGCCTACGTCGGCGGGAAGTACCAGATCACGATGGACCCGGACGGCCCGCCGACCGACTGGTGGATCTACGAGGACCTGAAGTTCCCCTACAAGAGGAACATCGCAGCCGTCGGCTTCGACCGGGACGAGATGACCCTGGAGGGCATCACCCGCGAGGAGATGCGGCGTGGCTGCTGGGACCCCAAGGCCCGGCTCGCGGACATGGACCTCAACCACGTCGAGGGTTCGCTCTGCTTCCCCACCTTCCCGCGCTTCTGCGGCCAGACCTTCGCCGAGGCCAAGGACAAGGAGGTCGCCCTCGCCTGCGTCCGCGCCTACAACGACTGGATGGTCGAGGAGTGGTGCGGGGACAGCGGCGGCCGGCTGATCCCGCTCTGCCTGATCCCGCTGTGGGACGTCGGCCTGGCCGTCGCCGAGATCCGCCGCAACGCGGCCCGCGGGGTGCGGGCCGTCACCTTCAGCGAGATCCCGACCCACCTCGGGCTGCCCAGCATCCACTCGGGGTACTGGGACCCCTTCTTCGCCGTCTGCGAGGAGACCGGGACGGTGGTGAACATGCACATCGGCTCGTCCTCGCAGATGCCGGCCGCCTCCCCGGACGCGCCGCCCGCCGTGCAGGCCTCGCTCTCCTTCAACAACGCGATGGCCTCGATGATGGACTTCCTCTTCAGCGGGGTGCTGGTGCGCCACCCCCGGCTCAAGCTCGCCTACAGCGAGGGGCAGATGGGCTGGATCCCCTACGCCCTGGAGCGGGCCGACGACGTCTGGGAGGAGCACCGCGCGTGGGGCGGCGTGCGCGACGTGATCCCCGAGCCGCCCTCCACCTACTACTACCGGCAGATCTTCTGCTGCTTCTTCCGCGACAAGCACGGCGTCGCCTCGATCGACGTCGTCGGCCGCGACAACGCGACCTTCGAGACCGACTACCCGCACGTCGACTCGACCTTCCCGCACACCAAGGAGGTCGCCCTCGACCATGTGAAGGGCCTCGACGACGAGACGGTGTACAAGCTCATGCGCGGCAACGCCATCCGCATGCTGGGGCTGGAGCCGGACCGGTGGACCTGACGTACACCGAGGCGGAGCAGGCGTACCGGGGCGAGCTGCGCGCCTGGCTCGCCCGGACGCTGCCCACGCTGCCGCCCGTGCCGGACCCCGCCGACTGGCCCGCCCGGCGGGCGTACGACACCGGCTGGCAGCGGCGCCTGCACGAGGCGGGGTACGCCGACGTCCACTGGAACGCCGATCCGACCCGGCGGCTGATCTTCCTGGAGGAGACCGAGCTGGCCGGGGCGCCCTACGTCGGCGCGAACTTCGTCGGTCTGCTGCACGCCGGGCCCACCATCGCCGCCGAGGGGACGGCCGGCCAGCGTGAACGCTGGCTGCCTCCGGTGCTGCGCGGGGACGAGGTGTGGTGCCAGGGGTTCAGCGAGCCGGGGGCGGGCTCGGACCTGGCGTCCCTGCGGACGCGGGCGGTGCGCGACGGCGACGCCTACGTGGTCACCGGTTCGAAGATCTGGACCTCGCACGCCGAGGTCGCCGACTGGTGCGAACTGCTGGTGCGCACCGATCCCGACGCACCGCGGCACCGCGGCATCAGCTGGCTGGCGATGCCGATGGACGTGTCGGGCGTGACGGTGCGGCCGCTGCGGACCCTCGCCGGGACGACGGAGTTCGCCGAGGTCTTCCTGGACGAGGTGCGGGTGCCGGTCGCCAACCGGGTCGGCGCGGAGAACGACGGCTGGCGGGTCACGATGGTGACCCTCTCCTTCGAGCGCGGCACCGCTTTCGCCGGCGAGGTCGTCGCGTGCCGGCGGACCCTGCGCGAACTGGCCCGGACCGCCCGGGAGACGGGAGCCTGGGACGACCCCGTGCTGCGGCGCCGGCTGGGCCGCCTGGCGGCGGAGTTCGGTGTCCTGTGGCGGCTGGTCCAGTGGAACGTCAGCGCCGGCGCCCCGGGCGTCGGGGGCTCGGTCCTCAAACTGCGCTACTCGCACGCGCGCCAGGAGCTCTACGACACCGCCGCCGAGCTCCTCGGCCCGTCCGGGGCGCTGGACGCGGACCGCCCGTGGACGGCGGACCGGCTCTCCTCGCTCTCGTACACCATCGCGGCGGGCACGTCGCAGATCCAGCGGAACATCGTCGCCGAGCGGATCCTCGGCCTGCCGAAGGGGGCGTGAGCGGCCGTGGACTTCCGCCTCACCGAGGACCAACGGGCGCTCGCCGACGGGACCCGTGGACTGCTGGCGCGGCTCTACCCGGCGGAGCGCCTGCGGGAGGACGCCGCCGGGGCGGCCGAGGGGACCCCGGCGCCCCTCGACCGTGAGATGTGGAGGGCGCTGGGGGAGGCGGGGTTCTTCGCACTGCGGCTGCCGGAGGACCGGGGCGGGCTCGGCCTCGGCCTCCCGGAAGCCGTGCTCGTCTTCGAGGAGGCCGGACGGGTGCTGCTGCCGGGGCCGCTGGTGACGACGCACCTGGCGGCCGGACGGGTGCCGGGGGCGGCAGAGGGCACCACGGTGGTCACCGCGGTCGACGGTGAGCTGGCCGAATGGCTGGAGGCGTCCGACCATGTGCTGGGCTCCTTCGACAAGGCCGAGACGGTGCGTTCGGTGGACCCGCTCACCCCCCTGCACCGGGTGGTGGGCGGCGAACCGGCCGGCGACGGTGGAGCCGGCGAACTGCTGACCTCCGCGCAGCAGACCGGCAGCGCGGCGCGCACCTTGGAACTCGCCGTGCGGTACGCCGCGACCCGGGAGCAGTTCGGGCGGCCCATCGGCTCCTTCCAGGCGGTCAAGCACCTGTGCGCCGAGATGCTGGTCCGGGTCGAGATGGCACGTACGGCGGTGCGTGCCGCGGCGGTCTCCGGTGATCCGGGCGAGACGGCGGCCGCACGGCTGCTGGCGGACGAGGCGGCCGTCCGCAACGCCCGCGACTGCCTGCAGGTGTTCGGCGGGATGGGTTTCACCTGGGAGGCGGAGGTGCATCTCCACATCAAGCGGTCGTGGATCCTGCGGAGCCGGGGCCGTTCCGTGGCGGAGTGTGAGGAGCAGCTCGCGGGGAGACTCCTCGACGAGACTCTTTGCCGGATTTAGGCAGTTATGGCTGATTCGTCACGGATAAGGAGTCCCCGAGCGTCGATATCGGGTTGTGTCCGAGGTGTGACTCGTCACGCCGTGGAGTCGGAGCCTGCCTCGGGTACGCTCCATCGGGTGCGTGTGGTGGCGAAACGCGACGGATGTGGCAGTGGCGGGGTCTCGGTGCCCGGCGGGCTGCCTGTACCGGTCTGTTCGATTTCGCCCCGTAATGAGCCCCGCACAGTATGCAGCACTCGTGCCCCCTTGCGCTGGAATATGCCCGAAGCGCTTGTTGCGGTCACTGCGGGTCAATCATGCTGGGTTGCGAAGAGGTCACGTACGGTGACCCTGCCGAGGCGCGAGGCGACGTGTCCGCCGGTTCGGATGGTGTGAGCGGTGCAGGTGCTCCAGGTTCAGCTTGAGGTCGGCCCCGACCCCGCGGAGGTGGGCCGGGCCCGCCGGTGGGCCCGCTCGCGTCTCGCGGGCTCCGGCATAGGAGCCGACGAGCCGGTCGCCGAGACGCTGATCCTGCTCATCTCCGAACTGGTCACCAACGCCGTCGTGCACACCGGCTGTCCCGCCGTGCTGCGGATGCTCTTCCGCTCCTCCGGCGCCGCGCAGAGCGGCGAACAGGAGACCGTGCGCGTCGAGGTGGCCGACACCAGCGACGCGCCGCCACGGCC includes:
- a CDS encoding amidohydrolase; this translates as MELPRIISVDDHVIEPAHLFETWLPAKYRDRGPQPLTAGIGELAYVGGKYQITMDPDGPPTDWWIYEDLKFPYKRNIAAVGFDRDEMTLEGITREEMRRGCWDPKARLADMDLNHVEGSLCFPTFPRFCGQTFAEAKDKEVALACVRAYNDWMVEEWCGDSGGRLIPLCLIPLWDVGLAVAEIRRNAARGVRAVTFSEIPTHLGLPSIHSGYWDPFFAVCEETGTVVNMHIGSSSQMPAASPDAPPAVQASLSFNNAMASMMDFLFSGVLVRHPRLKLAYSEGQMGWIPYALERADDVWEEHRAWGGVRDVIPEPPSTYYYRQIFCCFFRDKHGVASIDVVGRDNATFETDYPHVDSTFPHTKEVALDHVKGLDDETVYKLMRGNAIRMLGLEPDRWT
- a CDS encoding ATP-binding protein, yielding MQVLQVQLEVGPDPAEVGRARRWARSRLAGSGIGADEPVAETLILLISELVTNAVVHTGCPAVLRMLFRSSGAAQSGEQETVRVEVADTSDAPPRPRHADNDETGGRGLELVDGLADRWGWQREGAGKQIWCEIDRSERPAIVPAQSMGGLIRRPAF
- a CDS encoding acyl-CoA/acyl-ACP dehydrogenase → MDFRLTEDQRALADGTRGLLARLYPAERLREDAAGAAEGTPAPLDREMWRALGEAGFFALRLPEDRGGLGLGLPEAVLVFEEAGRVLLPGPLVTTHLAAGRVPGAAEGTTVVTAVDGELAEWLEASDHVLGSFDKAETVRSVDPLTPLHRVVGGEPAGDGGAGELLTSAQQTGSAARTLELAVRYAATREQFGRPIGSFQAVKHLCAEMLVRVEMARTAVRAAAVSGDPGETAAARLLADEAAVRNARDCLQVFGGMGFTWEAEVHLHIKRSWILRSRGRSVAECEEQLAGRLLDETLCRI
- a CDS encoding AMP-binding protein, with protein sequence MRSLGDSPTLWALIAGRAALTPDAPALLDADDRRLTFGQLHDRAERVAAGLQARGIRPGTAVAWQLPTRIETVVLSAALARLGTVQTPVMPFYRDREVGHILRQTGPALFAVPGVWRGFDHTAMARRLGAHDVLEAYDCLPEGDPDSLPAPPSDGTQVRWIYWTSGTTSEPKGVLHTDRSLIAGGSCLALALELGPDDVGSVAFPYAHIGGPDYLVMLLLCGFPALLLEHFSLPGSLEAYRRHGVTMAGGSTAFYSLFLTEQRKQPAGSRIIPTLRLLSGGGAPKPPELYHEVVRDLGCALAHGYGMTEAPMITMGSPRDPVDRLATTEGRPPASMEIRIADDGEVLLRGEAVCQGYTDPELTKQAFDADGFLRTGDVGRLTPDGYLVLTGRLKDIIIRKGENVSAKEIEELLYAHPGIADAAVIGLPDPERGERVCAVVEQPPDAGPLTLAEVTAFLREAGLAVHKLPEQLEVVDVLPRNETLRKVLKYKLRERFTKA
- a CDS encoding acyl-CoA dehydrogenase family protein encodes the protein MDLTYTEAEQAYRGELRAWLARTLPTLPPVPDPADWPARRAYDTGWQRRLHEAGYADVHWNADPTRRLIFLEETELAGAPYVGANFVGLLHAGPTIAAEGTAGQRERWLPPVLRGDEVWCQGFSEPGAGSDLASLRTRAVRDGDAYVVTGSKIWTSHAEVADWCELLVRTDPDAPRHRGISWLAMPMDVSGVTVRPLRTLAGTTEFAEVFLDEVRVPVANRVGAENDGWRVTMVTLSFERGTAFAGEVVACRRTLRELARTARETGAWDDPVLRRRLGRLAAEFGVLWRLVQWNVSAGAPGVGGSVLKLRYSHARQELYDTAAELLGPSGALDADRPWTADRLSSLSYTIAAGTSQIQRNIVAERILGLPKGA